In the genome of Arachis hypogaea cultivar Tifrunner chromosome 9, arahy.Tifrunner.gnm2.J5K5, whole genome shotgun sequence, the window CAGGAACTCTATCTCCGCATTGGTTTAATGAGAGCAATCAAGTTGCCTGAATCCATATTCACTTGTGTATTACTCAAGTCCCTTGTTTTGAGACATGgtatatatttggataattatccAGAGTTTCCAAATGTTTATCTGCCATCCCTCAAGAACCTACACTTGGATCCCGTCGACGTAGACCCCAGCAAGCTTTTATCCGGCTGCCCTGTTCTTGAAAATCTTAAGCTCATTCTACAGAAGACGACCCGAGAAGGTTCTTATGTTTATGCACCTACAATCCAGATGCCTCGCACATTGAAAAGTTTAACCTTTGAAGATTACACTAGCTTGATGGAAGAGATTAACGTTCGGGAAATATACACTCCATTTCTTGAATACCTGCGTGTGAGAACAGTGGCCTCCCCGAAGCTACAGGTATCAGTTATCAATTTTCCCAACATGGTGGAGGCACATCTTGATTTTTATCATGAACGTGTTGAGCATGGGGCTTGGGTGCCCAAGCTTTTCCAGGCACTCCGCGAAACAAAATTGTTGACATTGGAATATGAAACAACACAGGTAACATGCTTATCATAATCCCATGATTCCTCAAGCAAAATGATTGATGTAACTCGATAATCTCAACTTATAACTATAATTGTGAATTAGGAATTTTATATTTGATATCTAGTTATCTTTTACACAGTGCTTATTTAGTGCTCCGGCTTTCGAGTTTCCAGAATTTCACCGTTTGCTCAAGCTAGAGGTTGATCTTCCATGTTTCAACACAAACTTCTTGCTAAACTTCCTTCATAATTGTCATGTACTTGAAGCTCTCGTAATTCATATTTTGAGGGTATGAATACATTTCAATTTGAAGCTTAAATCTAGTGTCTCTATTTCTATTTGTTGTTTGCCTGCATATATTGACAAGTGTTGTTTCCTGTTATCAGGGACATTATTCTCACCCGGAGGAGGAGTATAATGGGCCAACACCACCAACCATGGTTCCGAATTGTGTGACGTCACATCTCAAGAGTTTTGAGTTTAGAGAATATCAAGACACTGCAGATGAGCATGAGTTTATTGCATATCTTTTACAAAGAGGACTTGTTTTGAAGAACTTGACCATTCATCTTGAATCTAATTTGGACCAAGAGACAAAGTACAATATTGTCAAGGGATTATCTGCTATACCGAGGGTCTCTACAATATGTCAGCTAACTTTCAATGATAAAAATCCCATTTAACATGGTATGAACTCACACTATCTCTATCCTCTGTTGTTTGTTGATCAAAACTGTTAAGACAAAATATCATGTTGGAGTCTTAGAGTTTTATATTATTAAAGTTGCACACTAGTGAGTCAATTTTAGGGCCAGTGTTGATGCCTGTGAATACTTCTTACAGAATATgatttttatgaataaatttgTCTGGTGCCCTGTTCCTTGAGATTGACGATGACAAGTATTTCGATGACAAGTATTTTCAATTCTTTGTTTCatgcataattttttttggtCCCTCAACTTTGGAAATTTATATGCCGTTTAATGCTATGATGTGCATAAGCTCTTGAATATAGCGATTTATGATGCAGGATGATCGCATCTCTACTCTCTAGGAAACCTGCCAAACGTTTGCTTGTTTTATGGTTATGTTCACAAAACATGTGGGCTGCTATTTAACCGTGTTGCTAGATTAAACCACTCTATAgtatattttgtgtatgaatttcTGTTTTTAAAGGAAGTTGGTAAGTTAAGACCAAGTTATCCACAGCATATTGTTTTACTCTTTTGACGTTATCTATGGTTCtatatttctctatttttaagtttgattattttgttgtGATGCGCAAAAGTATGCATGGTTAATTAGGACTAGATGCCATGATTTTGTAGAAAGTGATCTTTCCGGCAATGAATTGATGAATTATATGGCACAAACATAGCAACTTTGCTTAGGCAATGCTTTGTTACCAAGTTCATAGTGTTATACCCTCACTAATTCCATGCATGTTCATCCTATCAAATCTGGCCACAATACAAGGATAGATTTAATTTAGCAACCTTCAAAAATAGTTTAGAACCTTTTAAGCAATGAATTACTCATAAACATTCGACTTATACTGAAATTGTGTGGTTAATTTTGTTGTAATGATAgatgaaaatattttatagtcattttttttttacatcggcCTGTTCTTATGATTATTGGATGTGATAGTAGTTCCTTTGTTGACATGACAATAAGTGATTGCATGAAATGAtgaaaattaatcttaaaaatatataattgcaATAATTCTAAGTTTTATCAATTTTGAAGTTAAAATGTTTTATCAAACTTGTCGTTTAAATTAGGGTGTCTAATTTGCCAAGTGTAAAAATATGTTTGGATAAATACAATGAGATAAAATTTGGCTTTAAACTTATTTAAAGCCATGAAAATAGATAATATTATGagaaattgtttttttttaatataagtgAGATTTATTTGTTGATATTATTCTTAGAATTAAAATATCAtgtctatttttaaatttgttaatattattcaataataTCTTTGGAATTCTATTAACTATTAGTTTGCGTGAAACAAAGCCAAGAGTATGTTATACAATAATTATAGATCAAAGAAATCAAATTGATTCTcgatatttcttttaaaataaactttTATATCTAAATCATTTAACCAATCAAGTTTAACTAAGTTGCTATAACTTAATTCAGTTTCACCCGCCACTATCTTTAACAACCACTTAACTTAACGTGTGACTACGTATAACTGTCTTTTCTAtacaaattttcttttcttttcttttcttttttcaaattttctcggccttttttacattttttctctttttgtgttctcttcattctatttttttcttaCGTTCTTTTCGTTCACGATTAATGCTCtttgatttgaattgaaaatttaagatcaaatttttttgaaatcaaaatgtGAAATCAAGTTTGAATTTGATTgtaatttaggattttttatttgttttttcattGAATCTGTTTTTGTTCCTAATTTCGTGCATTTAGAAAGATATTTTGGTTCAATTAGGAATAATTTTCAGTGTTTgttcaatttttctatgatgaTGAATCATTTGTGCGAAAATGTTGATAGAGCTTATTTGGACGTCAttcttgaaaaatatatttttttaaataatatttttttaaaagatttcttacaaaagtaaaagtgattttatgtttagatattccatgtaaaaatattttttttatctattaattatgtttgggtaaaacaagataaaaatatatttttgttcatttattatatgaaaaatattttttttaagaaaaaaaaagatcttttagaaaaaatgtaaattgtaacttctcagaaaagattttttttttatttttttagtgcttttacttttacaattagaaatttgtcaaacatactaaacaataaaataaatattttttcattgaaaaaagatattttttatcgatttaataGCTCCCAAACAAACACTTAAAGAAGAAAAAgttgctactttttcttttccttctattttttcctcatttttctcttttattattgtCATTATCATCGTCGTTgtctttttttatatgtataacagTTCAAATCAGAATGCACCAAAATTTCTTAACGATGACGACACACAAATTAACTCAGTCTAAAACAAATTCAAACTAAAAGTACACTTTATTTAAATCCAAAATGCACCGCAATTACTTAATGATAAGTATACACaaacaaactcaattcaaaataagttcaGACAAAAAATGCActttatttaaatttagaatataccaaaattcaaattcagaatGTATCGAAAGTACTTCATGATAATGGCACAcaaacaaatttaatttaaaacaagCACAAACCAAAAattcctcctcttctttcttcttcttttttgtttattttttgttcttgttttatcttttcatttactcttttaacaagaataaaaataagaaaaaatcaaataaataaataaaaagaaacgcATAATGATGCAAAATTAttaggaagaagaggaggaaaagaaaaaaagcagtaacaacaataaaagaacgaTGATGAGAAAAAAACACGCGAAGAATAAGAAAGAacgcgaaaaaaaaagaaattcaaaaaaaaagaaaaaagagaaaaaaaagagcataaatacaaaaaagaaagaaaagaagaataaagaaaaggaGAGGAAGGTTGGATCGTTTTATAAAGTTGAAGCGTGTATTTATGCtttaataataaaattcattttttgttaggttttaactaatttaattaaatttgattataaaaagacttaaatgtATAGTGTAACTGTTTCTTTTATACGTATAAATTGAATTTGAAGTAAGATTTACTTATACTTTTTAGATATCAAATACGAGAtgattgttgattttttttaataatgtccAACATAAGAGGCCGCAtagttcttttaaaaaaaaatctcgaTGACATGATGTCGAAAATATTTGATAAGATAAACAACTAGCTCATCAAATATCTAGTTTAAAGAAGGAATAATAATATTGTTTGAAAAACATTTCAAATTCATCATTTGCATAGTTCTCTATTAGATCattattaattttcaataattatttaCCTAATTATTTTGTCTCTTCTTGATTTGACAATTATACATATAAacaatattatatttttagtagtttgagCACTTgataaaattgttaaaaataaaataaattcacaattaaatacataatattttattttgatgacCATAGAATGATAAAAAAATGTGTCTAAAACTTTTATCTAAGGTATCctctttttattaaaaagagaaattcaTAATTCTAAAAATCAAACTGAATCAAATTGAATCGGCCAGACCAACCAGATTAATTTGAAACATTTGAAATTGGTCACTTAGTTAATTCGGTTGATCTCATAAATTGCctgtaaaaactaataaaaaaattagtaaaatcgaCAGTTAATCAGTGAACTGTTAAAAACAACTAGGGTTAGAAGTGAGTCGAGTTGAGCCGAACTAGATCAAACTCAAACTTGACTCACGAAAATTAAATTTGACTCACGGCTCAACTCATTAATAATCGAGTCTATTTCGTAAGTTCAATTTCGTCTCAACAAAAGCTCAAGAACTGGCTCGAGCTCAAGAGTTGGCTCAAATAAtaggaacataatctataattctatatcaataaattataatttatatatattaaaaatattagaaaaataaatttaatatattatctatctattaattataaattttttatttatgtcctacatcaaaattatatataaaaaaaactataaaattttaaataattagaaacattaatatatatgtaaaattatatattactattatatatatatatatatattaaattattaatacgcatatcctatatgcatttaatctgtacttttaatattatatatataattgagccAACTCACCAGCTAATGAGTTGAGCTTATTCAAACTCAAACTCGGTTCATTTAATTATGAGCTCAAATTCGATTCACTAGCTCACaataggggtgcacagacccggcccggtCCGAAAgcccggcccggtcccgaacactttagggactaatttggtatgatttcatcgggtttatggtcgggtacgggtctcaaaaatagacccggtcattattttgggtcgggtccgggccatagctcgggtcacccgaagtcagcccggtggcccggtcatcatacacaattaatattttgtgttattagtgatggatcatgactattcttatgtggaatttaaatattgtaaaccttaatattttgtgttattagtcattataagactataagttaatgttttatgtttagaatgcataagactttagactaatacataagattgtgttatttgtattgatttaaatatttggtattattagacaatattagtattgattgtggttatgctttaatattgattgtggttatgctttaattttgaagaagggttggttcttgttatatttttttaagtgaattttactatgttaactaatggttggagtcttagaaatttggatatttttacatgctagcttacaagaaggtatcaacgtaatgtaatgttaacggcctggttttcacccggtttttacccggtataattgtggcccgaaagtgtattggtttcatcggatCTAGaaccgggttcgggtctaataaatagacccggtgtatattttgGGTCggatctgggtcacatcaaacccggcttcacccgacccatgtgcaCTCCTAGCTCATAAGTTCAGCTTATCAAACTATTAATGAGTCAAGCTAGAAGTGGTTCATAAGCTGGTTTGATTTACTTTCAATCCTAAAAACAACCGATTTATTTAAAGATTTTCGGTTCCGTATCAACCCCTAAAAACGGCACCGTTTAATCTTAAAAAAAAGGCGCCTTTTCAATTTGGAGAACCTAGTCCCCAAACGCAGCCCGCATCTCCGCAACCACCGACCCTCTCCGTAGTCATTGCCGAGCTCTTTTCCTCCGAGAACAGGTGTCGCGTGTGGAAATCTGTCGCCGTCGTAGGAAGCTCCGTCGCCATCTTAGGAAGCTCTGTTCTGTCGCCGTTGTCGTCTCCTCTGTTCGAGCTCTTTCTCTCTTTGTCTTCGCCGGCAGTTCGCACTCCTCCGTCGTCGCCGTCACTCTCCTTCCTCTCTCGCCGCCGGTAAGCATTGTTACTTGGaattatttttacttaattttgtaATTCGTACTGTTGTTAATAATTTTGAGTTGCTGATTTTCagattttgataatatttttgtagTTTTGTTAATAATACTGGATTTAGTGGATTATTGAATGTTTGAGTTGTTGAATGATTCTGTCAAATATTTTTTGTTGAATTAATTTCGTTCATGATTTTTTTTCTGTATGTTAAAGATAGAACAATTATAAAGTGATCAACAGTTACAAGACAATGCTGTTCAAGAATTTTAAACTGGTTTGTGATGAGTTGCCtctttgattagttgaaaagttatttgttaatatttttttttgatagTAGAACATTTTGTGTTTGTGACTATGTGCGTTTTGattgtttttaattataaactttAATGTTTAAAATTGTTTGTAATcatctaatattaaaattatagataaaattataaaattttaaattttattaagttagaaatgatttaatttaaatatttaaaattatatattaaatttttaataattttatttaacatttaattAAATCAGTTGAATCCAATCGAATGATTGATCCAATAACCATTGGTTATCCTTCAAATCCTAAACCAGTAAACCCTACAGCTGAGAAAGCCAAACCATCAACCATGAAGATGGATAGGATCAGTTTGTTACCGGACTCTATCCTTTGCGACATTCTCTCTTACCTCCCAACAAAAGAAGCTGTATCCACCGGTATCCTCTCTCGCAGGTGGCGCCATGTTTGGAAGGATCTCCAAGTCCTTGACATAGAGGATAGACCCTTTTGGTCCTGTCGGGGATATCGGTTTGATTCATATGTGAATGCTATTCTATCTCAGCGCAGTGCAAATTACCCTATCAAAAAGTTTCGCCTCACTTCCTATAATAGTTCAGAGGATCTCATCTTAACATGGCTTGATGCCGTCATTGGTCCCCATTTCCAGGAACTCTATCTCTTCATTGGTTTAACGAGGAGAATCAAGTTGCCTGAATCTATATTCACTTGTGTATCACTCAAGTCCCTT includes:
- the LOC112709936 gene encoding F-box/FBD/LRR-repeat protein At1g51370-like; its protein translation is MKMDRISLLPNSILCDILSYLPTKEAISTGIISRRWRHVWKDLQVLDIEDIPFWSPRGYLFDPYVTAILSQRSADYPIKKFRLTPSRSSEDLILTWLDAVIGPHLQELYLRIGLMRAIKLPESIFTCVLLKSLVLRHGIYLDNYPEFPNVYLPSLKNLHLDPVDVDPSKLLSGCPVLENLKLILQKTTREGSYVYAPTIQMPRTLKSLTFEDYTSLMEEINVREIYTPFLEYLRVRTVASPKLQVSVINFPNMVEAHLDFYHERVEHGAWVPKLFQALRETKLLTLEYETTQCLFSAPAFEFPEFHRLLKLEVDLPCFNTNFLLNFLHNCHVLEALVIHILRGHYSHPEEEYNGPTPPTMVPNCVTSHLKSFEFREYQDTADEHEFIAYLLQRGLVLKNLTIHLESNLDQETKYNIVKGLSAIPRVSTICQLTFNDKNPI